A stretch of Candidatus Vicinibacter affinis DNA encodes these proteins:
- a CDS encoding aminoacyl-tRNA hydrolase, whose translation MKFLIAGLGNMHVDYFGTRHNVGFEVVDEMARVAGAAWNPDTHCHRTVVKHKGHQLILIKPTTYMNLSGKAVRYWMTKEKLELTNLIVVLDDLNIDFGSIRLRSGGSDGGHNGLKDIDLQLSTNQYPRLRVGIGANFSKGRQVNYVLGKWSESEAAKMPEILSLCADTCLSFCAEGMSNAMNKFNAKKVE comes from the coding sequence ATGAAGTTTCTGATTGCCGGTTTGGGGAATATGCATGTCGATTATTTCGGAACTCGGCACAACGTGGGTTTTGAGGTTGTTGATGAAATGGCCAGAGTTGCCGGGGCTGCCTGGAATCCGGATACTCACTGCCACCGGACAGTTGTCAAACATAAAGGACATCAGCTCATCCTGATCAAACCTACTACCTATATGAATCTGAGTGGAAAGGCTGTGCGATACTGGATGACTAAAGAAAAACTGGAACTGACCAATCTAATAGTAGTCCTGGATGATTTGAACATTGATTTTGGCAGCATAAGACTCCGGTCAGGTGGTTCTGATGGTGGTCATAATGGACTTAAAGATATAGACCTGCAATTGTCCACCAATCAGTATCCCCGATTAAGGGTAGGTATTGGGGCTAATTTTTCAAAAGGACGTCAGGTGAATTATGTTCTGGGCAAATGGTCTGAATCAGAAGCTGCCAAAATGCCTGAAATTTTGAGCCTCTGCGCAGATACCTGTCTTAGCTTTTGTGCCGAAGGGATGTCCAATGCGATGAACAAATTCAATGCTAAAAAAGTAGAATGA
- the secA gene encoding preprotein translocase subunit SecA produces the protein MFNFLKKVFGTKQDRDVKEYNPKIQLILNYQQEYSNLSNDDLRNKTLEFRSRIKEYLAPIDAKIDQLREQAEAEPDIHTKEDIFNDIDRERKERDGMIEEILREILPEAFAVVKETAYRFTNNTTLEVSATDRDRDLSVSRSYINLDGDKAYYSNSWSAAGGEIVWNMVHYDVQLIGGMVLHDGKIAEMGTGEGKTLVATLPAYLNGLSGEGVHIVTVNDYLARRDSEWVGPIFEFLHLSVDCIDKYKPHSPQRKKAYECDIIYGTNNEFGFDYLRDNMVRNMDEKVQRKHHYSMVDEVDSVLIDDARTPLIISGPVDIDEESEEYNKLKPKVERLISEQRKLHNQFLTDARKLISEGKTGSAEGEGGLALFRAYRTLPKSRPLIKFLSEDGIRNILQKTENFYMQEQNRNMKVADEPLLFTIDEKNRQVELTPRGEDFMATGESEPSFFIIPDLAESLHKIDLDESLKKEEITAQKEKILNEFAIKSQRLHCVSQLLKAYTLFEKDEEYVVLDGEVKIVDEGTGRMLEGRRYSDGLHQALEAKENVKVGELTQTYATVTLQNYFRMYHKLAGMTGTAETEAGEFWQIYKLDVVVIPTNRPVVRDDREDLVYKTAREKFNAVIEEIEKCTHEGRPVLVGTTSVDISEKLARMLQLRGIAHSVLNAKQHQREAEIVAEAGKAGKVTIATNMAGRGTDIKISDEVKKSGGLAIIGTERHESRRVDRQLRGRAGRQGDPGSSQFFVSFEDNLMRLFNSDRITGIMDKLGHKEGEVMQHSMVTKSIERAQKKVEENNFGMRKRLLEYDDVMNIQREAIYKKRDHALYGERLAVDLSYMFNSTLDALVKNARSSGDLESFINDSITMFGFEPEIDAAFFNESPLADLQNEYHKQFFAHYEKKEGQIKEILFPHITDVYKNEGHRYQRIVVPFVDELKEPLPISAELEKAVKSKGSSIMRDIERSVALSILDTNWKEHLRNMDELKESVQAASFEQKDPLVIYKMEAYKLFEMLVFKMNQDITSYLAKGKLMITVNQEVKEARPQSTDLSRVRTNKSQEEERARRAAEQAGRESIPQIQTVRNSGPKIGRNDVCPCGSGKKYKNCHGAGLG, from the coding sequence ATGTTTAATTTTCTTAAAAAAGTTTTTGGGACCAAGCAGGATCGTGATGTAAAAGAATACAATCCCAAAATTCAATTGATTCTAAATTATCAGCAAGAATATTCCAATCTCAGTAATGATGATTTAAGGAACAAGACTCTTGAATTCCGTTCCCGCATCAAGGAATATTTGGCGCCAATAGATGCCAAAATTGACCAATTGCGCGAGCAGGCTGAAGCCGAACCAGACATCCATACTAAAGAGGATATTTTCAACGACATTGATCGCGAAAGAAAAGAGCGAGACGGCATGATTGAGGAAATCCTTCGGGAGATATTGCCGGAGGCTTTTGCTGTAGTAAAGGAAACTGCCTATCGTTTTACCAACAATACCACCCTCGAGGTTTCTGCAACAGATCGTGACCGTGACCTTTCTGTTTCCAGGTCTTACATTAATCTGGATGGAGACAAGGCCTATTATTCAAACAGCTGGTCTGCTGCGGGAGGTGAAATTGTCTGGAACATGGTCCATTATGATGTTCAGTTGATCGGTGGTATGGTGCTGCATGACGGAAAGATTGCCGAGATGGGAACCGGAGAAGGAAAGACTCTGGTGGCCACCCTACCCGCTTACCTGAATGGATTGTCCGGTGAAGGTGTGCACATCGTTACCGTCAATGATTATTTGGCCAGGAGAGACTCCGAATGGGTTGGACCTATTTTTGAATTTTTGCATCTGAGTGTGGATTGTATAGATAAGTACAAGCCCCATTCACCGCAGAGAAAGAAGGCGTATGAATGTGACATCATCTATGGCACCAACAATGAATTTGGATTCGACTACCTTAGGGACAATATGGTGCGGAACATGGATGAGAAAGTCCAGAGAAAGCATCATTACTCCATGGTAGATGAGGTGGACAGTGTATTGATCGATGATGCCAGAACTCCTTTGATCATTTCAGGTCCGGTGGATATAGATGAGGAAAGTGAAGAATACAACAAACTAAAACCCAAAGTAGAAAGACTGATCAGTGAGCAAAGGAAATTGCACAATCAGTTTCTCACAGATGCGCGGAAATTAATTTCAGAAGGCAAGACAGGATCCGCAGAGGGTGAGGGTGGATTGGCTTTATTCAGGGCATACAGAACCCTTCCTAAGTCCCGTCCACTTATTAAGTTTCTCAGTGAAGATGGCATTAGGAACATACTTCAGAAAACGGAGAACTTCTATATGCAGGAGCAGAACCGCAACATGAAGGTGGCAGATGAGCCTTTGTTGTTTACCATAGACGAGAAAAATCGTCAGGTCGAACTTACCCCGCGGGGGGAGGATTTTATGGCTACCGGAGAATCAGAACCTTCCTTTTTTATCATTCCGGATTTGGCTGAGTCCCTTCATAAAATTGATTTGGATGAAAGTCTGAAGAAAGAGGAAATTACTGCGCAAAAAGAAAAAATACTCAATGAGTTTGCTATTAAATCACAGCGATTGCATTGCGTCAGTCAGTTACTAAAAGCCTATACTTTATTTGAGAAGGACGAAGAATATGTGGTGTTGGATGGTGAAGTAAAAATTGTGGATGAAGGCACCGGTCGTATGTTGGAGGGCAGAAGATATTCCGATGGGTTGCACCAGGCTTTGGAAGCAAAGGAAAATGTGAAAGTAGGAGAACTGACTCAAACCTATGCAACCGTAACCCTGCAGAATTATTTCAGGATGTACCATAAGCTTGCCGGTATGACCGGTACGGCAGAGACTGAGGCGGGTGAGTTTTGGCAGATCTACAAACTGGATGTGGTGGTAATTCCAACCAACCGACCGGTTGTCAGAGACGACCGGGAAGATCTGGTGTATAAGACAGCCCGTGAAAAATTCAATGCAGTCATTGAGGAGATTGAAAAATGCACCCATGAAGGAAGGCCGGTTCTGGTGGGTACCACCTCGGTGGATATTTCAGAAAAACTGGCCAGAATGCTCCAGCTTAGAGGAATCGCTCACAGCGTTCTCAACGCCAAACAACATCAGCGTGAAGCAGAAATTGTTGCAGAAGCCGGTAAAGCAGGAAAGGTTACCATTGCTACCAACATGGCGGGTAGAGGAACGGACATTAAAATTTCGGATGAGGTGAAAAAGTCCGGCGGACTTGCCATCATTGGTACTGAAAGACATGAATCGCGAAGAGTTGACCGTCAGTTAAGAGGACGGGCAGGCCGACAGGGAGATCCAGGATCTTCGCAATTTTTTGTGTCTTTCGAAGACAATCTGATGCGATTGTTTAATTCAGATCGGATCACCGGAATTATGGATAAACTAGGCCATAAGGAAGGAGAGGTGATGCAGCATTCCATGGTAACCAAATCCATCGAAAGAGCTCAAAAGAAAGTGGAGGAAAATAATTTCGGGATGCGTAAGCGACTCCTGGAGTATGATGATGTAATGAATATCCAGCGTGAAGCCATTTATAAAAAGAGAGATCATGCACTTTATGGTGAGCGTCTTGCAGTTGACCTGAGCTATATGTTTAACTCTACACTGGATGCGCTGGTAAAGAATGCAAGATCATCGGGTGATCTTGAATCATTCATCAATGATTCGATCACCATGTTTGGATTTGAACCAGAGATCGATGCAGCATTTTTTAATGAGTCGCCATTGGCGGATTTGCAAAATGAATACCACAAACAGTTTTTTGCACATTACGAAAAAAAGGAAGGGCAGATCAAAGAAATTCTGTTTCCACACATCACCGATGTTTACAAAAATGAAGGTCACAGGTATCAGCGGATTGTAGTTCCTTTTGTAGATGAATTAAAGGAGCCACTTCCAATTTCAGCAGAATTGGAAAAAGCAGTGAAGTCCAAAGGATCCAGCATCATGCGGGACATTGAGCGATCCGTAGCACTGAGCATTCTGGATACCAATTGGAAAGAGCATCTTCGCAACATGGACGAGCTCAAGGAATCTGTACAGGCGGCATCCTTTGAGCAAAAAGACCCATTGGTGATTTATAAAATGGAGGCTTACAAACTATTTGAGATGTTGGTCTTCAAGATGAATCAGGACATCACCTCTTATCTGGCAAAAGGTAAATTGATGATCACAGTGAATCAGGAAGTAAAGGAGGCACGACCTCAAAGTACTGATCTCAGCAGAGTCAGAACCAATAAAAGTCAAGAAGAGGAAAGAGCACGAAGAGCGGCCGAACAAGCCGGAAGAGAATCAATTCCACAAATACAAACAGTACGAAACAGTGGGCCAAAAATTGGGCGAAATGATGTGTGTCCTTGTGGCAGTGGAAAAAAATATAAGAATTGTCATGGAGCAGGATTGGGTTAG
- a CDS encoding T9SS type A sorting domain-containing protein, which translates to MKKEFLLLSFTFLVASFSLVAQKPVWRLDSEFQSLLPTEQLSPSWRSIQQYKQFEINFKSLRASILAEAPAENQNGRTMAVSLPMPDGSLRTFHVMESPVMEPELAAKYPEIKTYKGSDGSNYMRLFMTDSELKAYILTDQGDIIIEPLVKGNPNHFGVYWAKDIIVDPSGLSLACGEGGRVVFENHNKTKEGQNQSLAASVVSAQPVILHTYRIALACTGEWGMASNLGGGSVQTALAKMADALTYANAVYEKDFGIHINLCANNDKIVFLNPNNDPYDNDGMGRSLLSQNPGVVNPIITPGFYEYGHVFNISCSDVGGVASLGSVCASSGKAAGVTCWYTTDVAYVALRIFCHEMGHQFSASHTFSNCNGNESGTRYEPGSGTTIMSYSGLCGNLNIESSNLPHPNFFHTNSLEQVIGFTRAMSCGVKKEVGNTYPSATILTKQGLYLPVQTPFELKGSGSDLEDTTLTYGWEQFDNGSYGNLLGDVSENGPLFRVLFPGSSPNRTIPQWNSIINLDNVDVREALPKNTRDLKFRFVVRDNHPGAGGSSYELLKLKVSENAGPFEVKFPNLTSDRLVKNTCNTIKWNVNKTNEAPVNCQKVDILMFKGREYNNPILLKANTDNDGSELVDIPDIGNNIRVRIWIRAADHIFFDISDADILIIESTTPKVSMGVSPNVATLCLPEILNVTVRSCAFGGFSGNINLFIESGLPAGSTYQFSSPVLGPNDDTNLSIDLRNLTGKSSLNLVIAAVTPAGDTLRDELKVNAIKNDFTDGALLSPFRSERGLTETPLFRWKKSDNADSYHFELATSPAFGNTILYSEQFVFTDSLRLPVLLKENTLYYWRLIPVNLCGEGGSSEIFVFQTKNKSCIDQPYTGNPIGLFPNRTYTSAIPIAFSGRLSDMNVNGLQIRADAVRDININLISPAGTKVNLFNYNCAVTLDFDCSFDDESPVGLTCPPTRGTRMRPFEPLSKLIGEDLKGDWKLEIIAKNTFRSGQLENFTLQYCADLTVEAPSLINNGPLKLQVGETKGVDNQLLLCTDKDNVANDLVYTLVYIPNFGELKLNGNALVYGSTFTQKDIDDNRLSYTHNGSSNYYDGFSYTLNDGRGGWLGIENFQILVGPVATENPEKEILLSAFPNPTKGMLIVNIEVQGSTSGAVLSLKNLNGKTMMEKTLQGEKNLNLDLHNYSDGIYFMEYKSGKSKTTKKIILTR; encoded by the coding sequence ATGAAAAAAGAATTTTTACTACTGAGTTTCACTTTCTTAGTTGCTTCATTCAGTTTGGTAGCACAGAAACCGGTTTGGAGACTTGACTCGGAATTCCAAAGCCTCCTTCCAACTGAACAATTGAGCCCTTCATGGCGCTCTATTCAGCAGTACAAGCAATTTGAAATTAATTTTAAATCGCTTAGAGCCAGTATTTTGGCGGAAGCTCCGGCTGAAAATCAAAATGGACGTACTATGGCAGTTTCCTTACCAATGCCGGATGGAAGTCTACGTACCTTCCATGTGATGGAATCTCCTGTCATGGAACCGGAATTAGCAGCCAAATATCCTGAAATCAAGACCTACAAAGGCAGCGACGGGTCAAATTATATGAGATTGTTCATGACTGATTCCGAACTCAAAGCATACATCCTGACCGACCAGGGAGATATAATAATTGAACCCTTGGTCAAAGGCAACCCTAACCATTTTGGGGTATACTGGGCCAAAGATATCATTGTGGATCCTTCAGGACTTTCCCTGGCATGTGGCGAAGGCGGCAGGGTCGTTTTCGAAAACCATAATAAAACAAAAGAAGGACAAAATCAATCCCTGGCAGCCTCAGTGGTGAGTGCCCAGCCTGTAATCCTGCATACTTATCGGATTGCCTTGGCTTGTACCGGCGAATGGGGTATGGCCTCCAACCTTGGAGGAGGATCTGTCCAAACTGCTCTGGCCAAAATGGCAGATGCCTTGACTTATGCAAATGCAGTTTATGAAAAAGATTTTGGCATCCACATCAATTTGTGCGCAAACAACGATAAAATAGTTTTCCTTAATCCTAACAACGATCCATACGACAATGATGGAATGGGTAGGTCATTGTTAAGTCAAAACCCAGGGGTTGTCAATCCGATCATTACACCCGGGTTTTATGAATATGGACATGTTTTCAACATATCTTGCTCAGATGTAGGGGGTGTTGCTTCGTTAGGTTCCGTTTGTGCCAGCTCCGGAAAAGCTGCCGGCGTTACTTGTTGGTATACAACCGATGTAGCCTATGTAGCACTGAGAATATTTTGTCATGAAATGGGCCATCAATTCAGTGCCTCCCACACTTTTTCGAATTGCAATGGCAATGAAAGCGGCACCAGATATGAACCTGGCAGCGGGACAACTATAATGTCCTATAGCGGCCTTTGTGGTAACCTCAATATTGAATCTTCAAACTTACCACACCCCAACTTTTTTCACACCAATTCTTTGGAGCAGGTAATTGGATTCACACGGGCTATGTCCTGCGGTGTTAAAAAAGAAGTAGGCAATACCTATCCTTCGGCAACTATTTTAACAAAACAAGGCTTGTATCTGCCTGTCCAGACACCTTTCGAACTAAAAGGTAGTGGTTCTGATTTGGAAGACACCACATTGACTTACGGTTGGGAGCAATTTGACAATGGCTCTTATGGTAATTTGTTAGGTGATGTATCTGAAAATGGCCCACTTTTCAGAGTTCTTTTCCCTGGATCAAGCCCTAATCGTACGATTCCACAATGGAACTCAATTATAAATCTTGACAATGTGGATGTCAGAGAGGCCCTCCCTAAAAATACCAGAGACCTTAAATTTCGTTTTGTAGTTCGCGACAATCATCCTGGTGCCGGGGGCAGCTCCTATGAATTACTCAAGTTAAAAGTTTCCGAAAATGCAGGACCGTTTGAAGTTAAGTTTCCTAATCTTACCTCAGACCGTCTGGTAAAAAATACCTGTAACACCATTAAATGGAATGTGAATAAAACCAATGAGGCCCCGGTCAACTGCCAAAAAGTTGACATTCTGATGTTTAAAGGTCGGGAATACAATAACCCCATCCTTTTAAAAGCCAATACAGACAACGACGGTAGCGAACTGGTGGACATTCCGGACATCGGTAATAACATCAGGGTGAGAATCTGGATCAGAGCGGCAGACCACATCTTTTTTGACATTTCCGATGCGGATATTTTGATTATCGAAAGTACCACCCCAAAGGTAAGCATGGGTGTAAGTCCAAATGTGGCCACATTATGTCTTCCTGAAATCCTGAATGTTACCGTGAGATCCTGTGCCTTTGGAGGATTCAGTGGCAACATTAATTTGTTCATCGAAAGCGGTCTTCCGGCAGGATCTACCTATCAGTTCAGCAGCCCAGTTTTAGGACCAAATGATGATACTAATTTATCCATCGATTTAAGAAACCTGACCGGCAAGTCAAGCCTGAATTTAGTAATTGCTGCTGTTACACCTGCAGGAGATACTTTGAGGGATGAATTGAAGGTTAATGCCATTAAAAATGATTTCACGGATGGCGCTCTATTATCACCTTTCAGAAGCGAAAGAGGGTTGACTGAAACTCCCCTTTTCCGATGGAAAAAAAGTGACAATGCTGATTCATACCATTTTGAATTGGCCACTTCGCCAGCCTTTGGAAATACCATTTTGTATTCCGAACAGTTTGTTTTTACGGACAGTCTTAGGTTACCAGTTTTACTGAAAGAAAATACTTTATATTATTGGCGTTTAATACCTGTTAATTTATGCGGGGAAGGTGGATCCTCTGAAATATTTGTTTTCCAAACTAAGAACAAATCCTGTATCGACCAGCCTTATACCGGCAATCCAATTGGTCTTTTCCCAAATCGTACTTATACATCAGCCATCCCGATTGCCTTTTCAGGAAGACTTTCCGATATGAATGTAAATGGCTTACAGATCCGGGCAGATGCAGTCAGGGATATCAACATTAATCTGATCAGCCCAGCCGGAACCAAAGTTAATTTATTCAACTACAACTGTGCAGTTACCCTGGATTTTGATTGCAGCTTTGATGACGAATCTCCGGTTGGACTTACCTGCCCTCCTACACGAGGAACCAGAATGCGACCATTCGAACCCCTCAGTAAGCTGATTGGAGAAGATCTTAAAGGTGATTGGAAATTAGAGATCATTGCTAAAAACACCTTTAGGTCAGGCCAATTGGAAAACTTTACCTTGCAATATTGTGCTGACCTCACTGTAGAGGCTCCGTCGCTCATTAACAACGGCCCGCTCAAACTACAGGTTGGTGAAACCAAAGGAGTGGACAATCAACTGTTGTTGTGTACTGACAAAGACAATGTGGCCAATGATCTTGTCTACACTCTTGTGTACATACCAAATTTCGGTGAACTTAAATTGAATGGAAATGCACTGGTTTATGGAAGTACTTTTACCCAGAAAGACATCGATGACAATCGCCTGAGCTATACGCATAATGGCTCTTCCAATTACTACGATGGCTTTTCTTATACCCTGAATGACGGAAGAGGAGGCTGGTTGGGTATTGAGAATTTTCAAATATTAGTGGGTCCGGTTGCTACTGAAAACCCTGAGAAGGAAATATTGCTCTCTGCGTTCCCAAATCCTACCAAAGGGATGTTGATAGTAAATATTGAAGTTCAGGGTAGTACTTCTGGAGCTGTGCTGAGTTTGAAAAATTTAAATGGTAAAACCATGATGGAAAAAACCTTGCAGGGTGAGAAAAACTTAAATCTTGATTTACATAATTACTCCGATGGAATTTATTTCATGGAGTATAAATCCGGCAAGTCTAAAACAACGAAAAAAATTATTCTGACCAGATGA
- a CDS encoding SPASM domain-containing protein yields the protein MGQNFKESVIFLSKWNLRKAINAFKVWFSFKVSKLAGRPIHWGMPITVAIEPTTACNLRCPECPSGLRAFTRPTGNLKLEQFKEYLNPLKNHLSNLIFYFQGEPFINPDLLAMVRHAHHLNIYTSSSTNAHFLDEDTCEKIVHSGLDRLILSIDGTTQSSYEQYRIGGDLNKVLEGTKNLIAARNRLKSKTPFLVFQFLVVKHNEHEIEDLRTLAGELGVDKVELKTAQVYDFVNGSELIPEQEVYSRYQRIADGTFQIKNPMHNECWRMWQGCVITWDGRVVPCCFDKDAEHQLGRLSGNDFLSIWRGENYREFRQSILAGRDQIDICRNCTEGTKTS from the coding sequence ATGGGGCAAAATTTTAAGGAAAGCGTTATTTTTTTAAGCAAATGGAATCTTCGCAAAGCCATCAATGCCTTCAAAGTCTGGTTTTCATTCAAGGTTTCCAAATTGGCCGGAAGGCCGATTCATTGGGGGATGCCGATAACAGTGGCCATTGAGCCGACTACTGCTTGCAATTTAAGATGCCCGGAATGTCCCAGCGGATTGCGTGCTTTCACACGGCCTACCGGTAATCTTAAGTTGGAACAATTCAAGGAATATCTGAATCCTTTGAAAAATCATTTGTCCAATCTGATTTTTTATTTTCAGGGAGAGCCATTTATCAATCCCGATTTACTCGCCATGGTCCGGCATGCACACCACCTGAATATTTACACTTCCAGTTCTACAAACGCTCATTTTTTGGACGAGGATACCTGTGAAAAAATAGTGCACAGCGGACTTGACCGATTGATCCTTTCCATTGATGGAACTACCCAAAGTAGTTATGAGCAATACAGAATCGGCGGAGACCTCAACAAAGTCTTAGAAGGAACTAAAAATCTCATTGCTGCCAGAAATAGACTAAAGTCAAAAACTCCTTTTTTGGTTTTTCAATTTTTAGTAGTGAAACACAATGAACATGAAATCGAAGATTTGAGGACTCTGGCCGGTGAATTGGGCGTTGATAAAGTCGAGCTAAAAACAGCGCAGGTTTATGACTTTGTAAATGGATCAGAACTTATTCCTGAGCAGGAAGTTTACAGTCGGTATCAGAGAATAGCAGATGGTACCTTCCAAATTAAAAATCCCATGCACAACGAATGCTGGAGAATGTGGCAGGGGTGTGTGATTACCTGGGATGGGAGAGTGGTTCCATGTTGTTTTGACAAAGATGCCGAGCATCAACTTGGAAGATTGAGTGGCAATGATTTTCTTTCCATTTGGCGTGGAGAGAATTACAGAGAATTCAGACAAAGCATTCTTGCCGGGAGAGATCAGATTGACATTTGCAGAAATTGTACAGAGGGGACTAAGACTTCCTAA
- a CDS encoding undecaprenyl/decaprenyl-phosphate alpha-N-acetylglucosaminyl 1-phosphate transferase produces the protein MYQIILCFLTAFILTYIAIPSIINIAKVKKLTDEPGERTSHSKSIPTLGGIGIFAGVLFSIILWTPFQVFGNLQYILCAFVIIFLVGAKDDILPLTPYKKMLGQVFAAAILVFKANIRISSFYGIFGIQELPMWFSIIFSLFTILVIINAFNLIDGINTLCASTGVLICVTLGYWFKETDQVVLSIISFALVGSLIAFMKFNISPAKIFMGDTGSMLVGTICAILAISFIEVNKTMEPSELKIISAPAFTIAILFIPLYDTLRVFIIRIFNGRSPFTPDKQHIHHVLISLGMNHLQATSLLISVNTIVIMMTFSLIELGNFNLLVMILVLGCTFSAVIHFLVKRSPKGLLL, from the coding sequence ATGTACCAGATCATACTTTGTTTTTTAACCGCTTTTATACTTACCTACATCGCCATTCCGTCGATCATTAACATTGCTAAAGTTAAAAAACTTACAGATGAACCAGGAGAACGCACCTCTCACAGTAAGAGTATTCCAACACTGGGAGGTATAGGTATTTTTGCCGGTGTATTGTTCAGCATCATACTATGGACTCCTTTTCAGGTATTTGGAAACCTGCAATACATACTCTGTGCTTTTGTAATTATATTTCTGGTGGGCGCAAAAGATGATATTTTACCGCTCACCCCTTATAAAAAGATGCTGGGTCAGGTTTTCGCGGCGGCTATACTGGTTTTTAAAGCAAATATCAGAATATCGAGCTTCTATGGAATATTTGGAATACAAGAACTTCCTATGTGGTTCAGTATCATCTTTTCCTTGTTTACCATTTTAGTGATCATCAATGCATTCAATTTAATAGACGGCATCAACACACTTTGTGCCAGTACGGGAGTTTTAATATGCGTTACACTGGGATATTGGTTTAAGGAAACTGATCAGGTTGTGCTCAGTATTATTTCGTTTGCATTGGTAGGTTCGTTGATTGCCTTTATGAAATTCAACATCAGTCCTGCAAAAATCTTTATGGGGGATACTGGATCCATGCTGGTAGGAACCATATGTGCCATCCTTGCCATCAGTTTTATTGAGGTCAACAAAACCATGGAACCTTCAGAACTTAAAATAATTTCTGCACCGGCCTTTACCATTGCCATTTTATTTATTCCATTGTACGATACCCTCCGTGTATTTATTATACGGATTTTCAATGGAAGGTCTCCATTTACACCCGACAAACAACACATACATCATGTTTTGATTTCATTGGGCATGAATCACCTTCAGGCAACTTCATTATTGATCTCCGTAAATACAATCGTAATCATGATGACTTTCAGCTTGATTGAACTGGGTAATTTTAATTTGTTGGTGATGATCCTTGTTTTGGGATGTACCTTCTCAGCTGTTATTCACTTTTTGGTTAAACGCAGTCCAAAAGGATTGCTGTTATAA
- a CDS encoding DUF2905 domain-containing protein: MNPELAKWLAITGILLLVAALLVYFFGPYLKWIGHLPGDIYIKKEGFSFYFPITTMVLFSILVNLIIRLVRFVIQ; this comes from the coding sequence ATGAACCCCGAACTTGCCAAATGGCTTGCAATAACGGGCATTTTACTGTTGGTTGCCGCTCTGTTAGTTTATTTTTTTGGTCCTTATCTAAAATGGATTGGTCACCTGCCAGGTGACATTTACATCAAAAAAGAAGGATTTAGTTTTTACTTTCCCATAACAACGATGGTTTTGTTTTCCATTTTGGTTAACTTAATTATCAGGTTGGTAAGGTTCGTGATCCAATAA
- a CDS encoding CrcB family protein, giving the protein MNSHHLLFVFLGGGTGCCVRYLIGMIQFSNPKYFMVPTFFINILASLFLGFLMSRYISNPEKEWIRTLLMVGFCGGFSTFSTFSFENFLLIKNGDWALALGYAVLSVLVCLIAVSAGYLLSK; this is encoded by the coding sequence TTGAATTCACATCATTTACTATTTGTTTTTTTGGGTGGTGGAACAGGATGCTGTGTCCGGTATCTTATAGGCATGATTCAATTTTCCAATCCAAAGTATTTTATGGTCCCTACATTTTTCATAAATATTTTGGCCTCATTATTCCTGGGTTTCCTGATGTCGCGCTATATTTCCAATCCGGAAAAAGAATGGATACGCACTTTGCTAATGGTTGGATTTTGTGGTGGTTTCAGCACTTTTTCTACTTTTAGTTTTGAAAATTTTTTACTCATCAAGAACGGGGATTGGGCATTGGCATTGGGATATGCTGTATTAAGTGTGTTGGTTTGTCTAATAGCTGTATCCGCAGGATATTTATTATCAAAATAA